GGTAGCGGAATATATTTCAGAAAACGCCAACGAGGTTCAGTATCAAACGATCACTGACTTAGCGCGTAATACCGCAACCAGTGAGGCGACCGTGGTTCGCTTGTGCCGAGATATGGGCTACAAAGGTTACTCTGATTTTCGAATGGCACTTGCCGTTGATTTGTCCCAGTCCCAGCCTCTGAAACCACAAGATCTTGAAGGTGATATTTGTGATGTCTCAGCGCAAAACGCATCAGCAGGTCTACTGGATACCGCAAAACTGATTGACCGCAAATCTCTTAGCCGTATTTGTGAGCGTGTACATGAGGCAAAATTCATCAACTGTGTCGGGGTTGGTGCATCAAGTATTGTTGGTCGTTACTTAGCTTATCGCCTGCTACGAATTGGCAAAAAAGTCACCATGTTTGAAGATACACATATGGCGGCGATGAATGCGGTGCGTAGTGAGCAAGGTGATTTGTGGTTTGCTATCTCAAGCTCGGGTTCGACACGCGAAGTGATTCATGCGGTTACTCAAGCATACGAGCGCGACATTCCTGTTATTGCGCTAACCAATATCAGTCACAGCCCATTGAGCGCTATTTGTTCTGAAATGCTGGTGGCAGCAAGACCGGAAGGGCCGCTAACTGGTGGGGCGTTTGCTTCTAAAGTTGGGGCGTTGTTACTGGTTGATGTGTTAGTGAACACCTTATTGGAGAACTACCCAGAGTATTCAGAGTCGGTATTGGATACTGCCAAGGTTGTTGTCCCGTTAATGAAATAACCCGCTGATTTTATTATAAGCCTGCAGTGAGCGGGCTTTATTTTGCAGTTTTTATAAAGGAAATATTCTTCTTGTGATGTTGTAGTGGAAAATATTTTTGTTTTATTGCGGTGAGTAGTGACCATCAGAGTCAATCCGCCGCGCTTAATAAGGAAATAGTGAACATGAAAGCATTTTATCCTGTATTACTGACGGTACCTTTGCTTGCTGCCTTCTCAGTGTCTGCGAATCAAACTTGGCCTGATTTACCAAAAGGGGTCAAAAATGGGGTGGGCGCTCAGGTAGACTCTAAACTTTATGTTGGTTTAGGCTCTTTGGGGCAAGACTTCTACATGCTGGACTTAAAGCATCTGGACAAAGGTTGGCAAAAACAAGCCTCATTTACTGGCCCAGCAAGAGACGGTGCGACAGCATCAGTGGTTGGGGAGGATATTTACATTTTTGGCGGCTCTGGCAAAGCTGATGCCAATGCTAAATCCCCGGTTATCTTTGATACTGTCTATCGCTTTGATGCCAACGCGAACACATGGTCGCAAGTCAAAACCACATCGCCCGTTGGCCTGTTAGGCGCGGCATCTTATTCTCCAGACAATCAACATGTTGTTTTCTTTGGTGGCTACAACAAACCGCTTTTTGACCAATATTTATCTGACATTTTATCGACCGACCAAAAAGCTAACCCAGAAAAATGGCAACAGATTGTGGATGATTATATGGGGATGAAGCCGGTCGACTATCAGTGGAACCGCCAAGTTCTGAGCTTCGATCCTGCCTCTAATCAATGGCAAGAGTTAGGTCTCTCTCCGTACTTACCAAACTGTGGTAGCGCGCTCGTAGCCAGCAAGCAAAACGCTTTACTGATCAGTGGCGAAATTAAACCCGGTCTGCGCACCGCAGAAGTAAAAACCTATCAGTTTGGGCAAGCGCAACCTTGGATGAGTGAGCATCCGTTGCCGACACCTGAGTCACAACCTTTGCAAGAAGGGGTGGCAGGCGCATTTGCTGGGATAAGTAACGGCGCAGTGATTGTTGCTGGTGGTGCCAATTTCCATGGT
This is a stretch of genomic DNA from Vibrio panuliri. It encodes these proteins:
- a CDS encoding MurR/RpiR family transcriptional regulator, encoding MGSPKNLLVRLRSNIEPLSKKLRVVAEYISENANEVQYQTITDLARNTATSEATVVRLCRDMGYKGYSDFRMALAVDLSQSQPLKPQDLEGDICDVSAQNASAGLLDTAKLIDRKSLSRICERVHEAKFINCVGVGASSIVGRYLAYRLLRIGKKVTMFEDTHMAAMNAVRSEQGDLWFAISSSGSTREVIHAVTQAYERDIPVIALTNISHSPLSAICSEMLVAARPEGPLTGGAFASKVGALLLVDVLVNTLLENYPEYSESVLDTAKVVVPLMK
- a CDS encoding N-acetylneuraminate epimerase — protein: MNMKAFYPVLLTVPLLAAFSVSANQTWPDLPKGVKNGVGAQVDSKLYVGLGSLGQDFYMLDLKHLDKGWQKQASFTGPARDGATASVVGEDIYIFGGSGKADANAKSPVIFDTVYRFDANANTWSQVKTTSPVGLLGAASYSPDNQHVVFFGGYNKPLFDQYLSDILSTDQKANPEKWQQIVDDYMGMKPVDYQWNRQVLSFDPASNQWQELGLSPYLPNCGSALVASKQNALLISGEIKPGLRTAEVKTYQFGQAQPWMSEHPLPTPESQPLQEGVAGAFAGISNGAVIVAGGANFHGAKQAFDKGNMFAHNGLAKAFNAQTYVFKDGSWQQANDLAEGIAYGLSFTVPEGVLMVGGEKADKSASTKVAMLSWNGKQVKQQD